AAGGCTCCAAGATAACACCAGTATTGTCGTGGATACAAATGGGTCTTGACTTGGCTCTTATATGGCTTAAGTATAAAATTGGAGCTTGGAAGATTAAGAGCGTATAATTTAAGcacaatatatcataattgtgTAAgctgtatacaatatattttaataaactgtattgttaatgttttgtttctcATTTGATTAGATTATCTATGACGTTCTTGTTTTAACCCACTTCCAAAAAGAAAAGGAGGCTCTATATTTGTCCCTATGAATTTGATTGTGTGTATGTAAGACTATATTTTCAGCAATTGTGAACcgatttaagaaaatttatttagttcgAAAGAGGTGAAGGTAGTCCCATTAGTATCGAATCAGGATATAACGATGGAAACTCGGGGATAATGAAGAATAACCAATTAATTCACAGTAAAATCttagaagttattttttttccgTTTAGGCcaaatttactaatattttttacttcataCTTGTTTACTCATAAACACTAAataggtaaaaaataaaaaaatattgaaaaaatgtatattctatttttaaaggGGATTATTAAGTATCCTCTCCTACTCCAAAACTTACTTTACATACCACAATgcttatttcattcatttcttaTGATTAAAAGATGAATAAAAAGTAAGATACAAGTTcaaggtaaaaaaaaactgttgttcatagacatttattttatctataatataacgtacataaaaatatattttaagttacaaatagaaatgtataaaaatttatgctgAAAGACACAGATAATGAAACGAGGCAATGTTTACTACTTTacaataacatacaatattaaatgcaaaatataatttaaaacttgaaCTCACAAGGTACTTTGAGCACAACAATTGTATTTGgccaatttataaatttagggAAATTCACTTGGTTCACCAAGATACTAAGCCTatgatttacaatttaaattaagaatttgaGATTAGTTTTGCTTAATCACTAAATTAACTGTAAAGCTACAAAGACAGTtcaagaataaattttaaataaaattgcatctTCAACTGGTTACAGGCACTTGAAGTAGGGTGGGTTGGTTGGAACTAATGATTATTAGAAATTGGAATATTGGATGGAAtggatataataaaagagCATGCACTTAATATATAGGTGTAAGATGATACTGTGTCTACACTCATAGAAAATCGAttaatatttctgttttatttttgaagatACAATTTTCTGTTACAAGATGCATGCACATTTACGGTAATTCAAAAAGTGAATTAAGTTTCAGATAAGTATACAAATTGAAGATGTTGCCAAGATAAATATCtaacatcatttattttttccaaaataaatattataactcaaACCTCACTGGTGATTATTGAGCTTGACAACCCCGATGTTTTACGGCCAACACTGGACGGAAGAGACATGAaccaattaattttgttaattctaTATTccttattgttttcttttaattcacAGCGgaacagaaaaaataataatatcccTAACttgcaaacatttaaaaaagttaataatgaCCAATTCATAACACCATATTGTATACACATAAGCTTGTCTTAACTCCATGAGATTTTACTTTCATTTATaagattacattataaattcttaagtcttaataattataaaacatttattgtatacttataaagagtagtgtttatatataacaatataaatttgtttttgccTTCATAGCTTAATAACATCTTGATTTGaccataaaattttcattatgaatttatctttatacCTTCAAGCCAAACACCATTTTTAGAAATTGCTCataatgtattgttataaCTCCATCTTGGTCTGTATCATACTGCCGGAATGCTGATGTTAAAGTctgtaatagtaaaaaattttgtaatgagattcttatgtattgttattagATACTCATAACAANNNNNNNNNNNNNNNNNNNNNNNNNNNNNNNNNNNNNNNNNNNNNNNNNNNNNNNNNNNNNNNNNNNNNNNNNNNNNNNNNNNNNNNNNNNNNNNNNNNNNNNNNNNNNNNNNNNNNNNNNNNNNNNNNNNNNNNNNNNNNNNNNNNNNNNNNNNNNNNNNNNNNNNNNNNNNNNNNNNNNNNNNNNNNNNNNNNNNNNNNNNNNNNNNNNNNNNNNNNNNNNNNNNNNNNNNNNNNNNNNNNNNNNNNNNNNNNNNNNNNNNNNNNNNNNNNNNNNNNNNNNNNNNNNNNNNNNNNNNNNNNNNNNNNNNNNNNNNNNNNNNNNNNNNNNNNNNNNNNNNNNNNNNNNNNNNNNNNNNNNNNNNNNNNNNNNNNNNNNNNNNNNNNNNNNNNNNNNNNNNNNNNNNNNNNNNNNNNNNNNNNNNNNNNNNNNNNNNNNNNNNNNNNNNNNNNNNNNNNNNNNNNNNNNNNNNNNNNNNNNNNNNNNNNNNNNNNNNNNNNNNNNNNNNNNNNNNNNNNNNNNNNNNNNNNNNNNNNNNNNNNNNNNNNNNNNNNNNNNNNNNNNNNNNNNNNNNNNNNNNNNNNNNNNNNNNNNNNNNNNNNNNNNNNNNNNNNNNNNNNNNNNNNNNNNNNNNNNNNNNNNNNNNNNNNNNNNNNNNNNNNNNNNNNNNNNNNNNNNNNNNNNNNNNNNNNNNNNNNNNNNNNNNNNNNNNNNNNNNNNNNNNNNNNNNNNNNNNNNNNNNNNNNNNNNNNNNNNNNNNNNNNNNNNNNNNNNNNNNNNNNNNNNNNNNNNNNNNNNNNNNNNNNNNNNNNNNNNNNNNNNNNNNNNNNNNNNNNNNNNNNNNNNNNNNNNNNNNNNNNNNNNNNNNNNNNNNNNNNNNNNNNNNNNNNNNNNNNNNNNNNNNNNNNNNNNNNNNNNNNNNNNNNNNNNNNNNNNNNNNNNNNNNNNNNNNNNNNNNNNNNNNNNNNNNNNNNNNNNNNNNNNNNNNNNNNNNNNNNNAATATCTAGGTATTTTCGTCTTTTATAAAGACTGGCATTTTCCTTGTATACTCTATGCTGGCAATAATCTGACGTGGGTTGTCAAATGTTATGTGtaaaatttcacaattttagtGGTGTGTGAGCAATTGGAATAATCCCGGAAAGAAATTGAGTCATTAAGattacatagaaaatattgtatttttcatattaagaaACAAGTTTATTATTCTAGGAGCCTGGTACTtcgtttgaatttaatttcaataaaaaacctAAGTAGGTATTTTGTGTcgatagtattttttttccttatattttGATGGTCatctttcttattaaattacctttactgacaacaaatattaatttaaatcttttaatgaGTTCTTTGCtatatgtgttttaaaatcatttacattattgtGATATGAAAAACATGTCAATGTCGACTCAATCATTATTTACTCAAGTCttaaacatttgattttaagTTTCAGGTAAAAATGTCATTCCAATCTCCAATGCCAAGTAGAGAATTCTTATGGGACATTTTTagaaggtaataaataattcaagtaGCATTACATTAAAGcacgataataattttacttactattaaagagaaaatatacattaaaatgtagtagttgcttatttttcattggtattaaatatccatttaaataattttcagggTGGATAAAGACAGAAGTGGATACATTTCTGCTGATGAATTACAACAAGCTCTCTCCAATGGTACTTGGAATCCATTCAATCCAGAGACAGTCCGTCTAATGATAGGTTTGTTATTATGATTCATTGTATGATTCAgtgtataaaaagttgttacagattattaacatttaaaaaaataaagactacTTGaacctataataaatactgaaaATTAATGTTCCTTTTCTATGTAaggtataaaaattcattcgtgctatattttatacacaggAATGTTTGATAAACAAAACAGAGGTGTTATATCATTTGAAGATTTTGGAGCTCTGTGGAAGTATGTGAGTGACTGGCAGAATTGTTTTAGATCCTTTGATAGGGATAATTCTGGCAACATTGATCGGCAAGAGTTAAAGAATGCCCTGACTGCGTTTGGATACAGACTCTCAGATGATGTGGTGAACATAATGGTGCAGAAATTTGATAGATTTGGCCGTGGCACTATTCTCTTTGATGATTTTATACAGTGTTGTGTTACCCTGTATGTAAGTATgtctcatatattttaaacacaactgcacttgtaaattatataattacttNNNNNNNNNNNNNNNNNNNNNNNNNNNNNNNNNNNNNNNNNNNNNNNNNNNNNNNNNNNNNNNNNNNNNNNNNNNNNNNNNNNNNNNNNNNNNNNNNNNNNNNNNNNNNNNNNNNNNNNNNNNNNNNNNNNNNNNNNNNNNNNNNNNNNNNNNNNNNNNNNNNNNNNNNNNNNNNNNNNNNNNNNNNNNNNNNNNNNNNNNNNNNNNNNNNNNNNNNNNNNNNNNNNNNNNNNNNNNNNNNNNNNNNNNNNNNNNNNNNNNNNNNNNNNNNNNNNNNNNNNNNNNNNNNNNNNNNNNNNNNNNNNNNNNNNNNNNNNNNNNNNNNNNNNNNNNNNNNNNNNNNNNNNNNNNNNNNNNNNNNNNNNNNNNNNNNNNNNNNNNNNNNNNNNNNNNNNNNNNNNNNNNNNNNNNNNNNNNNNNNNNNNNNNNNNNNNNNNNNNNNNNNNNNNNNNNNNNNNNNNNNNNNNNNNNNNNNNNNNNNNNNNNNNNNNNNNNNNNNNNNNNNNNNNNNNNNNNNNNNNNNNNNNNNNNNNNNNNNNNNNNNNNNNNNNNNNNNNNNNNNNNNNNNNNNNNNNNNNNNNNNNNNNNNNNNNNNNNNNNNNNNNNNNNNNNNNNNNNNNNNNNNNNNNNNNNNNNNNNNNNNNNNNNNNNNNNNNNNNNNNNNNNNNNNNNNNNNNNNNNNNNNNNNNNNNNNNNNNNNNNNNNNNNNNNNNNNNNNNNNNNNNNNNNNNNNNNNNNNNNNNNNNNNNNNNNNNNNNNNNNNNNNNNNNNNNNNNNNNNNNNNNNNNNNNNNNNNNNNNNNNNNNNNNNNNNNNNNNNNNNNNNNNNNNNNNNNNNNNNNNNNNNNNNNNNNNNNNNNNNNNNNNNNNNNNNNNNNNNNNNNNNNNNNNNNNNNNNNNNNNNNNNNNNNNNNNNNNNNNNNNNNNNNNNNNNNNNNNNNNNNNNNNNNNNNNNNNNNNNNNNNNNNNNNNNNNNNNNNNNNNNNNNNNNNNNNNNNNNNAATATCAAACAGCATTAACAACCTCATCAACTACAACCAATTTTTACCCTGCTCAAAATGGTCAGCATCCACAAGGCATGGGCATCCTCCTTCAAACAGTCAATCGACCAGCTCAACCgactacatttattttactatctaCTACTAAACCAGAACCCTCCCAGGATAGTAAAATTGCTTTAGCTGCCATGCCATATAATGAACAGGGTCAGGCCTTAGAAGTTTCTTTTGAAACGAGTAAATCTAAGAAACCCAAGAAGGATAGAAAGAAAGGGCCTATTGTTAAACAGTGGAGGTACAGTAACATATTTCATGATGAAATTAATGGGGCAGCTTTAGCAGCAATTAAAACTAGGTTGGGTATGTATTATGCAGAAAGTGATGCTGCCAGGAAAAAAGCCAAACAAGTTAGAGCACAAGAAACTGTTCAGACACAAACTGAGCAACCCAACCCAATTAAAACTGACCAGTCTGTGGTACGACCTCCACACCAACTCAGAGCTACTCACACATTGACTATATTTACttagtgttttttattatcatcatagAGCATCTcgtaacattaatattaagctTCAAAGTATTAAGAATacatagaaaattaataatctcaATATTAGTATGTAGTATTTAgggaaaaattcaaaataagcCTTTAAAATCTgtgctatttaaaaataatttattgtaattttttatttattaatgaattgatGGAGGaaatattgtaacaattaAGACTAGTGCTAGAAATTAACCCAGATCTGAAACAGCTATTACATACggttatattgtattgtaatgaaAAGCTTTTTGCTGATTAACTTCATTtacaagttttatatgtatatgaagtatgaaactgttttttatGCTACTTTAAGGATTTTATTTCAAgtgataatgattatttttaatatatattgattacatacattatgtaattaaatctatttaaatatactgtgccttattattgttcaattcattgaatcattttttttttgagatttttGTACATTGTTGTCacatttggtattttttttttttttcaaaatgtaaaattatataacaccaGCTGCGTTAGAGTATGTAACACCTATAAAAGTAGCTAACTTACTTCAAGTATCAATAACTACTAacaagaaaaacaattaaattttatatgattacaTTTTCAAAGAACATTTGATAGTGAGTTGTTCGCGTTTtgaaatcgctatatagcgtTTAAAAATTCGACCTCTTTAATGCTAAAACGCGAGTTTTTCGCGACGCTAAAAAGTTTAAGCGTTTCATTTGAATGCTTGGATagtaatatagttatttttttgtcaacTAAGCGCTAAAGCATTGTTTTTAACTAAATGTGTAAAATGAATCAAAGTCCTTTTGTTATAACCCTGTTTATGTATCTACATAGTTTATCCATATACcagctttcaataaaaaaataatcatcgaAATCGGCTTTCTGAGTCTTTCAAGTTCTGAGATAAACACAAAAGAAACAGTAGAATTGAGAATATCTCTTgcaagtcggttgaaaagaaACTATTCTTCGTATTTGTAATGAATGCTTTTACTCAACGGATTGTCCGATTGTTACAGCACATATTGTAACATAATAGTATACGTATAACGTCCGCGCTGGAAGTCAAGTGAttggtttataaaaaatgtttttctattttcaagATCTTGGTAAAAGACACCTGGCTCAATGCATTTCAATTAGCAGTGACCAAATAAGCCTCCCTCATCCTAACCTCAAATAACCATTCTTAAGATTATTTCTTTCGTTtaaaggttaaaaaataaataaaaaatggcttagatttttaaatttattgtaaacttaAATTACGCGGAAAGCACGCAGACTCCACCCACAGACTTGATCTTCTGTTCAGCTGTCTTCGAAAAGAATTTAGCCTTAACTATGACGGGCTGCTTCGGGAGTTTGCCTTTGCCAAGCAGTTTGTAGTAACcctgaaaataaaagaaacatataGTATGTCTGTAAAATACAGTtactcaaatattaatttcaagaatttatattttttaagtcagGTTTCATTACTTCTGGGTAAGGTCTAATTTAGCTTGTCAGTTAAATTtgacaataatatatgtacatgatAGCCACTGACAACTGCTTGATATTGCGAGTATCCATTTTCTTTTAGATCAAATAGGTTGCCTGAAAAATGTCACCACaagatctttttttttataataaattttcaactgtatatttttttttttataaatttacataattagaaataaataagtaaaagaacatacaaatttcaaatcaatttcACCATAAAGCAGATACATGCATAGTCAAGCAGTGGGATCTTGagttatatgaaaatacttCTACTCTTATTCAAgtcaaatattgtattatattcagGTGCATAAAAGGGAACTctcccttttttttttttttttttttatgtcatagcgggcaactgagctggtggttcacctgatggtaagcgatcaccaccgcccatgaacattcgcaaaggttgagcccctgcgaatgcgctgcccgcttttttgggataagagaaaaggaatggattcatgactggaaagaaggaatggactgggacgggtgaggaaaaggaaacgggcctcataacaatacaaaaatacagaacaaataatatattccatataagtaatttttttaagattcgTAATTTAAAGCTTAGTATTAAACGGCAAAGCCTAATATAGCAATTCTGTTTATTACAAAACCAGCTGTTCAtctcggtttcacccgtggtgaaagaatttttgaaatccaaCCATTCACACATGATGGTGTGACCAAGGGAAATGGGGTGGGattcattttatgtatatttatctgtttcatttttatttatttcataatataggCATGTTAAAAAGTATGCACTGCATGTTTTTATAGTATCTGTTCATATAGCTTATCACTGACTGTTGAAAATACCAACCTAAACTTCTAAGAAACAAGTCTGTGGAAGAGACAGAGACTCTTTtatgttaaacaaataatattaaggtaAATTTTTCAACCACTATAATCTCATGTTTTAGAATGTATTTCtctgttattaaaaatctaaactaaaatatgtaatatcaaTACTTACAGCCTTGACAATGTTGATGACTGGAACTTTACCATCTGTGGCACTGGCATACTTAAGCCTAGTCTGTTCTGAGACGAGAGTCCACAATTTGTCCAAATTTAATACAGGACagaagattttgtttttccTCAAGTGGAAATTTCTCATACCAAGCTAAAATAGacaaaagtaatatattaaaaatacataaaattataaatttttgtaaggTATTTCAAGACcataaaaatttagttaaatatacaCAGGTCAATAGCCTTACCTTGCCGAAGTATCCAGGGTGGTACTTATCCATGTTGATTCTGTGATGGTGTTCGCCTCCAGCGTTACCACGACCACCGGGATGCTTACGATGCTTTCCTGAAACAACAACACGTGATATTTAGTTTACAAGGcaaaataaatgtgtgtgtttacACATTTTGtaggttatatattttgatcatGTAAATAGCATAGAAACTTACCGATACGACCATGTCCATGACTGACATGTCCTCTTAACTTCCTGGTCTTCTTTTTGGAGGTGGCCTGCACATTAAGTAAtagattaataacattttcgtTTAAACTGGTTTTAAtgagaaatatttgtatgtttaatacacttattaatttcacaacactaatttagtaaatattaaagacaTCTTTAAACGATTATCAAGAAAATTCATGATAATTCACTGACAATAAACACCAACCATATTTTCGGCTTTCGTCAAGGAATGGCAAAAGAAAGAGATCGAAACAAATTGGACGTCACTgtcaaattactttttttttttttttttatggcaataAGTTAGAACTATTTGCCAGTGTCAAGTTATAAAAGGTAGGgaaactaattttatacaataatgacAGATTTAAACACGCGTATAATCAGAGAAGTGGTGCTtatcaatatgaaatatacaactttaaataatctatgtaaatagaataaaaattattagtgaATCAAAACCTAAATCAACTTCtatgtaaaatttagtttactataaataatacaacaattatttacaattttatattatttcgatgGATAAAATCTCCAATGACTTCACAATATTTAACAGGCTCGAGTAAGAgacaattaatagaaataggaAAGGGTACACCAAGTAATTCaagagataaatataaaaaggagtGGTCATAAAGCGGgcaagcaaaaaatatatgatttagaTTGcccgtatttatttatttatttatttatacactttattgtgctgccaacaaaatacaaaaacaacttatactaaaaaaaaaaggagatacagcacagaaggcggccttatcacttataagtgatctctaccaggcaaccaacttaaatatagatagcaacataatttaaaaggaGGTAGGTAAAAAGTAAAGcatacataacaaataaaaaaaaaaaaactacattctaaaaatttacatacaacatacacatatttaaaataaatatacatacaacatatacatatataaaataaatatacatacacatatacactatataaataataatatcNNNNNNNNNNNNNNNNNNNNNNNNNNNNNNNNNNNNNNNNNNNNNNNNNNNNNNNNNNNNNNNNNNNNNNNNNNNNNNNNNNNNNNNNNNNNNNNNNNNNNNNNNNNNNNNNNNNNNNNNNNNNNNNNNNNNNNNNNNNNNNNNNNNNNNNNNNNNNNNNNNNNNNNNNNNNNNNNNNNNNNNNNNNNNNNNNNNNNNNNNNNNNNNNNNNNNNNNNNNNNNNNNNNNNNNNNNNNNNNNNNNNNNNNNNNNNNNNNNNNNNNNNNNNNNNNNNNNNNNNNNNNNNNNNNNNNNNNNNNNNNNNNNNNNNNNNNNNNNNNNNNNNNNNNNNNNNNNNNNNNNNNNNNNNNNNNNNNNNNNNNNNNNNNNNNNNNNNNNNNNNNNNNNNNNNNNNNNNNNNNNNNNNNNNNNNNNNNNNNNNNNNNNNNNNNNNNNNNNNNNNNNNNNNNNNNNNNNNNNNNNNNNNNNNNNNNNNNNNNNNNNNNNNNNNNNNNNNNNNNNNNNNNNNNNNNNNNNNNNNNNNNNNNNNNNNNNNNNNNNNNNNNNNNNNNNNNNNNNNNNNNNNNNNNNNNNNNNNNNNNNNNNNNNNNNNNNNNNNNNNNNNNNNNNNNNNNNNNNNNNNNNNNNNNNNNNNNNNNNNNNNNNNNNNNNNNNNNNNNNNNNNNNNNNNNNNNNNNNNNNNNNNNNNNNNNNNNNNNNNNNNNNNNNNNNNNNNNNNNNNNNNNNNNNNNNNNNNNNNNNNNNNNNNNNNNNNNNNNNNNNNNNNNNNNNNNNNNNNNNNNNNNNNNNNNNNNNNNNNNNNNNNNNNNNNNNNNNNNNNNNNNNNNNNNNNNNNNNNNNNNNNNNNNNNNNNNNNNNNNNNNNNNNNNNNNNNNNNNNNNNNNNNNNNNNNNNNNNNNNNNNNNNNNNNNNNNNNNNNNNNNNNNNNNNNNNNNNNNNNNNNNNNNNNNNNNNNNNNNNNNNNNNNNNNNNNNNNNNNNNNNNNNNNNNNNNNNNNNNNTTAGTAAGATGATAAGGAGTACAAACGTGTCCAAGTCGCATACGAATTAAGACACTTGTTATTAGTTTACCTGCCTTGATTTTACTAAACCATGGCTTTATTGGTATCCGTGGTTGAAGGGAATGGAAATGTTTCCCTTTTAGCATTCCGCTATTTTCCCAAAGTTTAGCCCACGTGTCACGGAGGTAATCTTTGGAAAGGTTACTAAGATCGTGGCAATAATTGATGTATGGAAATGTATCACCACTATATATGGCATCTTTTGCTAGTGCGTCTGCCTTTTCATTACCTTTTATCCCGGCGTGGCTGGGTATCCAAGCGAAAACTACtgtgaaattttttttcaagcaTTGTGTTAATTTGTGCCTTATTTCGAAAATTATCGGGTAAAATGGCTTATTACTAAATGGATATTTTTCAAGACTTTGTAGAGAACTTTGAGAATCGGTAATAATCACAGTTCTTGGTAACTTCGCTAATAAGATATAATCAATTGCTTTCAAAATGCCCAGACACTCACCAGTAAACACTGATGATTGTGGTGgtaacttaattttttgaataatgttGAATTGCGCGTGGTATATGCCTATTCCAGTGCACCCAGACGAAGACGTCTTTGATGCATCAGTGAAAATGAAATTCCAATCCTtccatttgttatttatttctatattaaaatttaaattggctAAAGGGTCATTCTTTACGATTCCcatattaaacttaatttctGGACATGTTAACATAGTATCAAAACTATATTCAAATAACGGTAAACGTGTAGTTCGATGTATACGTGTAGTAATGGATGTGACTCTACGGAAGCTTTCAATCAAACATGGGACTTTTTTAGAACGCCAATACGTAGATGTGGCAATAGAATCATTTAaggttttcaatttaaaaaataaaggatgGTTAGAAAATTGCAAAGCCCGGAAAAGAAATCTATCTGATAAATACTGTCGTCTGAGATGAAGTGGAGCGTCGCAACATTCAACTTGTAGTGCATTATTGGGACTATTTTTCATGGCTCCAGTAATTATTCGCATGGCTTTTGATTGGATAGTGTCAAGTTTTTTAAAAGCGCATACGTTACCACCTTCTAACAAAAACATACCGTAATCCAAAGTACTTCTAATGAGAGCATTGTAGATTAATTTGAGGCAAAAGGGGTGAGCACCCCATCAAATTACTTCATTCTTGTGATTTACAAGGATGGGGTACTCGCCTTTTGACAttataaacgtattatttGGTAGTTCAAAGTTTAAGCCTTACTTATCGCAATTCGCACAGTCATAAGTGTCAATGCGCtattataaagatttcaaTCAGTTCAAGTTCTTATtctaaaagtaatataaacataaaataatgtattgtaattcataaatataccccgaataattatttatatctctcTTTTATGTCCTTTAGATTAAACTAACCTTAACTGtagtagtcgagcacgcttcggcacgaattgggccagctcgcaccggggaagtaccacacccccttagaagaccgacgtgaaatagcattctgctgtgtttcgttcggtgactgcgggagccggaggcccatatcctttccttccccttcccagtcctttcctttattcctctcgccaatccttcttcccttcccaatttaaagactttacgcctctacaaatgtttatgggcggt
The sequence above is a segment of the Zerene cesonia ecotype Mississippi chromosome 17, Zerene_cesonia_1.1, whole genome shotgun sequence genome. Coding sequences within it:
- the LOC119833310 gene encoding programmed cell death protein 6, encoding MSFQSPMPSREFLWDIFRRVDKDRSGYISADELQQALSNGTWNPFNPETVRLMIGMFDKQNRGVISFEDFGALWKYVSDWQNCFRSFDRDNSGNIDRQELKNALTAFGYRLSDDVVNIMVQKFDRFGRGTILFDDFIQCCVTLYVSMSHIF
- the LOC119833415 gene encoding 60S ribosomal protein L27a codes for the protein MATSKKKTRKLRGHVSHGHGRIGKHRKHPGGRGNAGGEHHHRINMDKYHPGYFGKLGMRNFHLRKNKIFCPVLNLDKLWTLVSEQTRLKYASATDGKVPVINIVKAGYYKLLGKGKLPKQPVIVKAKFFSKTAEQKIKSVGGVCVLSA